In the bacterium genome, CCCGCTCGCCGGCTGAACGGCCAAGCCGCAGCGCCAGCAGCAGGAAGGGGATCCCCAGGGCCAGCTCGACCAGCAGCTCGCGAAGATTCCGCATGCTGAGGACGTGCACGCGGTCGATCCCGGGGAAGACGGCGAACGGCGCGTGGAAGCGCGCGTCGCTGAGGGGCCAGAAGAAGGGGAAGCCGACCGGGGGCTTCTCGTCGAGCACCACGAGATCCAGCAGCAGGTGCGTGAGGCCGGCGCACGCGAGCAGCGCCCAGGCCCACGCGAGGCCGAGCCGGCGGCGCAGCACGAGGGTCAGCGGCAGCGTCGCCGCCGCGATGAACGCGAGGGAGTGCGCCGGGCCCTGGTGGAAGCGCTCCATGGCGGCACGGCCGCCGACGAGCGCCAGGTAGTCGAGGTCCGGCAGGTTCGCGGCGAGCGCCGCCGCGGCCACCACAGGCAGCGCGCGCGCCGCGGGCAGCCACCGCGACGCGATAAGGGCGACGCCGGCGCCGGCGGCGGCGTGGGCTACGGGCGTGGGCATCGGGAGGAGCGCGATCGTCCGCCTGGGAGCACCGCGCCGGCGAGGTCGTACGCGCCGGCGCCGGTCACGCGCACCGGCACCCAGGTGCCCGCGACGCCGCGCCCCCGCACGCGGATCCGGCCGTCGACCTCCGGCGCCTGCCAGGGCGTGCGCGCGGTCCACACCGTGGTGCGCCCGGGCTCCGGTGCGAGCAGCAGCGCCTCGGTCGTCACGCCGATCCGGCGCGCCCAGAGTTGCGCCGCGAGGCCCGCCTGCGTTGTCATCACCTCGTGGTAGCGCTCCTCGGCCTTGCCGCGCGGCGCCGCGCCCGGCAGGCCGGCCGCCTTGGTCCCCGGCTGCGGCGAGAAGACGAAGGCGCCGAGGTTCTCGAAAGGGTGCGCGCGCAGGAACGCGAGCAGCTCCGCGAACTCGCGCCGCCCCTCGCCGGGGTAGCCGACCATCACGGTCGTGCGCAGGGCCACGCCCGGGATGCGGGCGCGCAAGCGCCCGAAGAGCCTTTCCAGGTCGCGCCGGCCGTAGCGGCGGTTCATCCCCCGCAGCACCCTGCCGCTGGCGTGCTGGATCGGGATGTCCAGGTAGGCGCAGAGCTTCGGCGTGTCGGCGAAGAGATCGATCACCCCGTCGTCCACGCGGTCGGGGTGGAGGTAGAGCAGGCGGACGCGGAAGTCCCCGGGGAGCGCCGCGATGGCGCGCACCAGCGGCACCAGCCCCCCGATGCGCCGCCCCTCGCCGAACCGCGTGATGTCCTGCCCGACGAGGTTCAGCTCGCGGGCGCCCGCCTCGACCAGCGCGCGCGCCTCCTCGAGGACCGCGGCCGGCGCGCGGCTGGCGTGGGGCCCGCGGATCGTGGGGATCAGGCAGTAGTGACAGCAGTTGCTGCAGCCG is a window encoding:
- a CDS encoding MiaB/RimO family radical SAM methylthiotransferase, producing MAQRAHLPLAGVVSLGCSKNLVDTEYLVGGLGAGGWVLVPDLERADLLLVNTCAFIGPAVEESHEAIADAVRWKGRRAGRTVVVAGCMVNRFGAELAARYPQVDLFLSPKQIPRLGEWLALAPPRPRRLGGPGRAFLPADGLERSLTTGPWAYLKISDGCSNCCHYCLIPTIRGPHASRAPAAVLEEARALVEAGARELNLVGQDITRFGEGRRIGGLVPLVRAIAALPGDFRVRLLYLHPDRVDDGVIDLFADTPKLCAYLDIPIQHASGRVLRGMNRRYGRRDLERLFGRLRARIPGVALRTTVMVGYPGEGRREFAELLAFLRAHPFENLGAFVFSPQPGTKAAGLPGAAPRGKAEERYHEVMTTQAGLAAQLWARRIGVTTEALLLAPEPGRTTVWTARTPWQAPEVDGRIRVRGRGVAGTWVPVRVTGAGAYDLAGAVLPGGRSRSSRCPRP
- a CDS encoding metal-dependent hydrolase — translated: MPTPVAHAAAGAGVALIASRWLPAARALPVVAAAALAANLPDLDYLALVGGRAAMERFHQGPAHSLAFIAAATLPLTLVLRRRLGLAWAWALLACAGLTHLLLDLVVLDEKPPVGFPFFWPLSDARFHAPFAVFPGIDRVHVLSMRNLRELLVELALGIPFLLLALRLGRSAGERGAR